From a single Piliocolobus tephrosceles isolate RC106 chromosome 21, ASM277652v3, whole genome shotgun sequence genomic region:
- the KLK11 gene encoding kallikrein-11 isoform X1, with product MQRLRWLQDWKSSGRGLAAAKEPGARPSPLQAMRILQLIMLALATGLVGGETRIIKGFECKPHSQPWQAALFEKTRLLCGATLIAPSWLLTAAHCRKPRYIVHLGEHNLQKQDGCEQTRTATESFPHPGFNNSLPNKDHRNDIMLVKMASPAFITWAVRPLTLSSRCVTAGTSCLISGWGSTSSPQLRLPHSLRCANITIIEHQKCENAYPNNITDTMVCASVQEGGKDSCQGDSGGPLVCNHSLQGIISWGQDPCAITRKPGVYTKVCKYVDWIQETMKNN from the exons ATGCAGAGGTTGAGGTGGCTGCAGGACTGGAAGTCATCGGGCAGAGGTCTCGCAGCAGCCA AGGAACCTGGGGCCCGCCCCTCCCCCCTCCAGGCCATGAGGATTCTGCAGTTAATCATGCTTGCTCTGGCGACAG GGCTCGTAGGGGGAGAGACCAGGATCATCAAGGGGTTCGAGTGCAAGCCTCACTCCCAGCCTTGGCAGGCAGCCCTGTTCGAGAAGACGCGGTTGCTCTGTGGGGCGACCCTCATTGCCCCCAGCTGGCTCCTGACAGCAGCCCACTGCCGCAAGCC ccgctaCATAGTTCACCTGGGGGAGCACAACCTCCAGAAGCAGGATGGCTGTGAGCAGACCCGGACAGCCACTGAGTCCTTCCCCCACCCCGGCTTCAACAACAGCCTCCCGAACAAAGACCACCGCAATGACATCATGCTGGTGAAGATGGCGTCGCCAGCCTTCATCACCTGGGCTGTGCGACCCCTCACCCTCTCCTCACGCTGTGTCACCGCGGGCACCAGCTGCCTCATTTCCGGCTGGGGCAGCACGTCCAGCCCCCAGT TACGCCTGCCTCACAGCTTGCGATGCGCCAACATCACCATCATTGAGCACCAAAAGTGTGAGAACGCCTACCCCAACAACATCACAGACACCATGGTGTGCGCCAGCGTTCAGGAAGGGGGCAAGGACTCCTGCCAG GGTGACTCCGGGGGCCCTCTGGTCTGTAACCACTCTCTTCAAGGCATTATTTCCTGGGGCCAGGATCCCTGTGCGATCACCCGAAAGCCTGGTGTCTACACGAAAGTCTGCAAATACGTGGACTGGATCCAGGAGACGATGAAGAACAATTAG
- the KLK11 gene encoding kallikrein-11 isoform X2, producing the protein MRILQLIMLALATGLVGGETRIIKGFECKPHSQPWQAALFEKTRLLCGATLIAPSWLLTAAHCRKPWVSLTSPNHVSPDLSSSNYCLSHLSRYIVHLGEHNLQKQDGCEQTRTATESFPHPGFNNSLPNKDHRNDIMLVKMASPAFITWAVRPLTLSSRCVTAGTSCLISGWGSTSSPQLRLPHSLRCANITIIEHQKCENAYPNNITDTMVCASVQEGGKDSCQGDSGGPLVCNHSLQGIISWGQDPCAITRKPGVYTKVCKYVDWIQETMKNN; encoded by the exons ATGAGGATTCTGCAGTTAATCATGCTTGCTCTGGCGACAG GGCTCGTAGGGGGAGAGACCAGGATCATCAAGGGGTTCGAGTGCAAGCCTCACTCCCAGCCTTGGCAGGCAGCCCTGTTCGAGAAGACGCGGTTGCTCTGTGGGGCGACCCTCATTGCCCCCAGCTGGCTCCTGACAGCAGCCCACTGCCGCAAGCCGTGG GTGTCACTCACCTCTCCCAACCATGTCTCCCCCGACCTTTCCTCCTCCAACTACTgtctctcccacctcagccgctaCATAGTTCACCTGGGGGAGCACAACCTCCAGAAGCAGGATGGCTGTGAGCAGACCCGGACAGCCACTGAGTCCTTCCCCCACCCCGGCTTCAACAACAGCCTCCCGAACAAAGACCACCGCAATGACATCATGCTGGTGAAGATGGCGTCGCCAGCCTTCATCACCTGGGCTGTGCGACCCCTCACCCTCTCCTCACGCTGTGTCACCGCGGGCACCAGCTGCCTCATTTCCGGCTGGGGCAGCACGTCCAGCCCCCAGT TACGCCTGCCTCACAGCTTGCGATGCGCCAACATCACCATCATTGAGCACCAAAAGTGTGAGAACGCCTACCCCAACAACATCACAGACACCATGGTGTGCGCCAGCGTTCAGGAAGGGGGCAAGGACTCCTGCCAG GGTGACTCCGGGGGCCCTCTGGTCTGTAACCACTCTCTTCAAGGCATTATTTCCTGGGGCCAGGATCCCTGTGCGATCACCCGAAAGCCTGGTGTCTACACGAAAGTCTGCAAATACGTGGACTGGATCCAGGAGACGATGAAGAACAATTAG
- the KLK11 gene encoding kallikrein-11 isoform X3 yields the protein MRILQLIMLALATGLVGGETRIIKGFECKPHSQPWQAALFEKTRLLCGATLIAPSWLLTAAHCRKPRYIVHLGEHNLQKQDGCEQTRTATESFPHPGFNNSLPNKDHRNDIMLVKMASPAFITWAVRPLTLSSRCVTAGTSCLISGWGSTSSPQLRLPHSLRCANITIIEHQKCENAYPNNITDTMVCASVQEGGKDSCQGDSGGPLVCNHSLQGIISWGQDPCAITRKPGVYTKVCKYVDWIQETMKNN from the exons ATGAGGATTCTGCAGTTAATCATGCTTGCTCTGGCGACAG GGCTCGTAGGGGGAGAGACCAGGATCATCAAGGGGTTCGAGTGCAAGCCTCACTCCCAGCCTTGGCAGGCAGCCCTGTTCGAGAAGACGCGGTTGCTCTGTGGGGCGACCCTCATTGCCCCCAGCTGGCTCCTGACAGCAGCCCACTGCCGCAAGCC ccgctaCATAGTTCACCTGGGGGAGCACAACCTCCAGAAGCAGGATGGCTGTGAGCAGACCCGGACAGCCACTGAGTCCTTCCCCCACCCCGGCTTCAACAACAGCCTCCCGAACAAAGACCACCGCAATGACATCATGCTGGTGAAGATGGCGTCGCCAGCCTTCATCACCTGGGCTGTGCGACCCCTCACCCTCTCCTCACGCTGTGTCACCGCGGGCACCAGCTGCCTCATTTCCGGCTGGGGCAGCACGTCCAGCCCCCAGT TACGCCTGCCTCACAGCTTGCGATGCGCCAACATCACCATCATTGAGCACCAAAAGTGTGAGAACGCCTACCCCAACAACATCACAGACACCATGGTGTGCGCCAGCGTTCAGGAAGGGGGCAAGGACTCCTGCCAG GGTGACTCCGGGGGCCCTCTGGTCTGTAACCACTCTCTTCAAGGCATTATTTCCTGGGGCCAGGATCCCTGTGCGATCACCCGAAAGCCTGGTGTCTACACGAAAGTCTGCAAATACGTGGACTGGATCCAGGAGACGATGAAGAACAATTAG